Proteins encoded by one window of Elephas maximus indicus isolate mEleMax1 chromosome 5, mEleMax1 primary haplotype, whole genome shotgun sequence:
- the LOC126077420 gene encoding keratin-associated protein 10-4-like isoform X8, translated as MLLCHCVPMCHHVSVCCVTVCLCHHVSFCHHVTLSLFCHRVTVTASLCSMCHYVNVSPCHCCHHVTLTVTVYLCHHVTVTVLCVNICVCHQVCHRQSLSLLSVTMSLHVCHQVYHCATVTLSLLSVTMSLCMCVTRCVTVPLSVTVVTMSLCMCVTRCITVPLSLCHCCLSPCLCACVSPGVSLCHCQSLLSPCLCACVLPGVSLCHCHSVTVVCHHVSACVSPGVSLCHCHSVTVVCHHVSVHVCHQVCHCATVSHCCLSPCLCACVLPGVSLCHCHSVTVVCHHVSVHVCHQVCHCATVSHCCLSPCLCACVLPGVSLCHCHSVTVVCHHVSVHVCHQVCHCYSLSLLSVTMSLCMCVTRCITVPLSLCHCCLSPCLCACVSPGVSLCHCQSLLSVTMSLCMCVTRCITVPLSLSPCLCMCVTRCVTLPVVCHHVSVHVCQQVCHCATVTLSLLSPCLCACVSPGVSLLLFVTIVCHHVSVHVCHQVYHCATVTLSLLSPCLCACVSPGVSLCHCHSVTVVCHHVSVHVCHQVCHCATVSHCCLSPCLCACVLPGVSLCHCHSVTVVCHHVSVHVSPGVSLCHCQSVSLQHCGASSCVHRTWLLALLGRLAEVPCSFMMSGCFTSESENSRELVGPQLPPRKCHGSHGDRPGAERLVDRSVGVSFGIAWQWAAPLNDILPPFSRPHLGGTAWGWVGRPLG; from the exons ATGTTACTCTGTCACTGTGTCCCCATGTGTCACCATGTCAGTGTTTGCTGTGTTACTGTGTGCCTGTGTCACCATGTCAGTTTTTGTCACCATGTCACACTGTCACTGTTCTGTCACCGTGTCACTGTCACTGCATCACTGTGTTCTATGTGTCACTATGTCAATGTGTCACCATGTCACTGTTGTCACCATGTTACTCTCACTGTCACTGTGTACCTGTGTCACCATGTCACTGTCACTGTACTCTGTGTAAACATCTGTGTGTGTCACCAGGTGTGTCACCGTCAGTCACTGTCACTGTTGTCTGTCACCATGTCTCTGCATGTGTGTCACCAGGTGTATCACTGTGCCACTGTCACTCTGTCACTGTTGTCTGTCACCATGTctctgtgcatgtgtgtcaccAGGTGTGTCACTGTGCCACTGTCAGTCACTGTTGTCACCATGtctctgtgcatgtgtgttaCCAG GTGTATCACTGTGCCACTGTCACTCTGTCACTGTTGTCTGTCACCATGTctctgtgcatgtgtgtcaccAGGTGTGTCACTGTGCCACTGTCAGTCACTGTTGTCACCATGtctctgtgcatgtgtgttaCCAGGTGTATCACTGTGCCACTGTCACTCTGTCACTGTTGTCTGTCACCATGTTTCTGCATGTGTGTCACCAG GTGTATCACTGTGCCACTGTCACTCTGTCACTGTTGTCTGTCACCATGTctctgtgcatgtgtgtcaccAGGTGTGTCACTGTGCCACTGTCAGTCACTGTTGTCTGTCACCATGtctctgtgcatgtgtgttaCCAGGTGTATCACTGTGCCACTGTCACTCTGTCACTGTTGTCTGTCACCATGTctctgtgcatgtgtgtcaccAGGTGTGTCACTGTGCCACTGTCAGTCACTGTTGTCTGTCACCATGtctctgtgcatgtgtgttaCCAG GTGTATCACTGTGCCACTGTCACTCTGTCACTGTTGTCTGTCACCATGTctctgtgcatgtgtgtcaccAGGTGTGTCACTGTTACTCTTTGTCACTATTGTCTGTCACCATGTctctgtgcatgtgtgtcaccAGGTGTATCACTGTGCCACTGTCACTCTGTCACTGTTGTCTGTCACCATGTctctgtgcatgtgtgtcaccAGGTGTGTCACTGTGCCACTGTCAGTCACTGTTGTCTGTCACCATGtctctgtgcatgtgtgttaCCAGGTGTATCACTGTGCCACTGTCACTGTCACCATGTCTCTGCATGTGTGTCACCAGGTGTGTCACTCTCCCTGTTGTCTGTCACCATGTCTCTGTGCATGTGTGTCAGCAGGTGTGTCACTGTGCCACTGTCACTCTGTCACTGCTGTCACCATGTctctgtgcatgtgtgtcaccAG GTGTGTCACTGTTACTCTTTGTCACTATTGTCTGTCACCATGTctctgtgcatgtgtgtcaccAGGTGTATCACTGTGCCACTGTCACTCTGTCACTGTTGTCACCATGTctctgtgcatgtgtgtcaccAGGCGTATCACTGTGCCACTGTCACTCTGTCACTGTTGTCTGTCACCATGTctctgtgcatgtgtgtcaccAGGTGTGTCACTGTGCCACTGTCAGTCACTGTTGTCTGTCACCATGtctctgtgcatgtgtgttaCCAGGTGTATCACTGTGCCACTGTCACTCTGTCACTGTTGTCTGTCACCATGTCTCTGTGCATGTGTCACCAGGTGTGTCACTGTGCCACTGTCAGTCTGTGTCACTGCAACACTGTGGTGCCTCCAGCTGCGTGCACAGGACATGGCTGTTGGCTCTTTTGGGGAGACTGGCAGAAGTGCCCTGTTCCTTCATGATGTCGGGTTGCTTTACCTCAGAGAGTGAGAACAGTAGAGAATTGGTGGGGCCCCAGCTGCCACCTAGGAAGTGTCATGGGTCCCACGGGGACAGGCCTGGAGCAGAAAGACTGGTAGATAGATCAGTAGGAGTGAGTTTTGGAATAGCGTGGCAGTGGGCAGCCCCTTTGAATGACATTCTCCCTCCATTTTCCCGTCCCCACCTGGGAGGGACAGCATGGGGTTGGGTGGGCAGACCCCTCGGATGA
- the LOC126077420 gene encoding uncharacterized protein LOC126077420 isoform X18, with the protein MLLCHCVPMCHHVSVCCVTVCLCHHVSFCHHVTLSLFCHRVTVTASLCSMCHYVNVSPCHCCHHVTLTVTVYLCHHVTVTVLCVNICVCHQVCHRQSLSLLSVTMSLHVCHQVYHCATVTLSLLSVTMSLCMCVTRCVTVPLSVTVVTMSLCMCVTRCITVPLSLCHCCLSPCLCACVSPGVSLCHCQSLLSPCLCACVLPGVSLCHCHSVTVVCHHVSACVSPGVSLCHCHSVTVVCHHVSVHVCHQVCHCATVSHCCLSPCLCACVLPGVSLCHCHSVTVVCHHVSVHVCHQVCHCATVSHCCLSPCLCACVLPGVSLCHCHCHHVSACVSPGVSLSLLSVTMSLCMCVSRCVTVPLSLCHCCHHVSVHVCHQVYHCATVTLSLLSVTMSLCMCVTRCVTVTLCHYCLSPCLCACVSPGVSLLLFVTIVCHHVSVHVCHQVYHCATVTLSLLSPCLCACVSPGVSLCHCHSVTVVCHHVSVHVCHQVCHCATVSHCCLSPCLCACVLPGVSLCHCHSVTVVCHHVSVHVSPGVSLCHCQSVSLQHCGASSCVHRTWLLALLGRLAEVPCSFMMSGCFTSESENSRELVGPQLPPRKCHGSHGDRPGAERLVDRSVGVSFGIAWQWAAPLNDILPPFSRPHLGGTAWGWVGRPLG; encoded by the exons ATGTTACTCTGTCACTGTGTCCCCATGTGTCACCATGTCAGTGTTTGCTGTGTTACTGTGTGCCTGTGTCACCATGTCAGTTTTTGTCACCATGTCACACTGTCACTGTTCTGTCACCGTGTCACTGTCACTGCATCACTGTGTTCTATGTGTCACTATGTCAATGTGTCACCATGTCACTGTTGTCACCATGTTACTCTCACTGTCACTGTGTACCTGTGTCACCATGTCACTGTCACTGTACTCTGTGTAAACATCTGTGTGTGTCACCAGGTGTGTCACCGTCAGTCACTGTCACTGTTGTCTGTCACCATGTCTCTGCATGTGTGTCACCAGGTGTATCACTGTGCCACTGTCACTCTGTCACTGTTGTCTGTCACCATGTctctgtgcatgtgtgtcaccAGGTGTGTCACTGTGCCACTGTCAGTCACTGTTGTCACCATGtctctgtgcatgtgtgttaCCAG GTGTATCACTGTGCCACTGTCACTCTGTCACTGTTGTCTGTCACCATGTctctgtgcatgtgtgtcaccAGGTGTGTCACTGTGCCACTGTCAGTCACTGTTGTCACCATGtctctgtgcatgtgtgttaCCAGGTGTATCACTGTGCCACTGTCACTCTGTCACTGTTGTCTGTCACCATGTTTCTGCATGTGTGTCACCAG GTGTATCACTGTGCCACTGTCACTCTGTCACTGTTGTCTGTCACCATGTctctgtgcatgtgtgtcaccAGGTGTGTCACTGTGCCACTGTCAGTCACTGTTGTCTGTCACCATGtctctgtgcatgtgtgttaCCAGGTGTATCACTGTGCCACTGTCACTCTGTCACTGTTGTCTGTCACCATGTctctgtgcatgtgtgtcaccAGGTGTGTCACTGTGCCACTGTCAGTCACTGTTGTCTGTCACCATGtctctgtgcatgtgtgttaCCAGGTGTATCACTGTGCCACTGTCACTGTCACCATGTCTCTGCATGTGTGTCACCAGGTGTGTCACTCTCCCTGTTGTCTGTCACCATGTCTCTGTGCATGTGTGTCAGCAGGTGTGTCACTGTGCCACTGTCACTCTGTCACTGCTGTCACCATGTctctgtgcatgtgtgtcaccAGGTGTATCACTGTGCCACTGTCACTCTGTCACTGTTGTCTGTCACCATGTctctgtgcatgtgtgtcaccAGGTGTGTCACTGTTACTCTTTGTCACTATTGTCTGTCACCATGTctctgtgcatgtgtgtcaccAG GTGTGTCACTGTTACTCTTTGTCACTATTGTCTGTCACCATGTctctgtgcatgtgtgtcaccAGGTGTATCACTGTGCCACTGTCACTCTGTCACTGTTGTCACCATGTctctgtgcatgtgtgtcaccAGGCGTATCACTGTGCCACTGTCACTCTGTCACTGTTGTCTGTCACCATGTctctgtgcatgtgtgtcaccAGGTGTGTCACTGTGCCACTGTCAGTCACTGTTGTCTGTCACCATGtctctgtgcatgtgtgttaCCAGGTGTATCACTGTGCCACTGTCACTCTGTCACTGTTGTCTGTCACCATGTCTCTGTGCATGTGTCACCAGGTGTGTCACTGTGCCACTGTCAGTCTGTGTCACTGCAACACTGTGGTGCCTCCAGCTGCGTGCACAGGACATGGCTGTTGGCTCTTTTGGGGAGACTGGCAGAAGTGCCCTGTTCCTTCATGATGTCGGGTTGCTTTACCTCAGAGAGTGAGAACAGTAGAGAATTGGTGGGGCCCCAGCTGCCACCTAGGAAGTGTCATGGGTCCCACGGGGACAGGCCTGGAGCAGAAAGACTGGTAGATAGATCAGTAGGAGTGAGTTTTGGAATAGCGTGGCAGTGGGCAGCCCCTTTGAATGACATTCTCCCTCCATTTTCCCGTCCCCACCTGGGAGGGACAGCATGGGGTTGGGTGGGCAGACCCCTCGGATGA
- the LOC126077420 gene encoding keratin-associated protein 10-4-like isoform X17, whose translation MSLLSPCYSHCHCVPVSPCHCHCTLCKHLCVSPGVSPSVTVTVVCHHVSACVSPGVSLCHCHSVTVVCHHVSVHVCHQVCHCATVSHCCHHVSVHVCYQVYHCATVTLSLLSVTMSLCMCVTRCVTVPLSVTVVCHHVSVHVCYQVYHCATVTLSLLSVTMSLCMCVTRCVTVPLSVTVVCHHVSVHVCYQVYHCATVTVTMSLHVCHQVCHSPCCLSPCLCACVSAGVSLCHCHSVTAVTMSLCMCVTRCITVPLSLCHCCLSPCLCACVSPGVSLLLFVTIVCHHVSVHVCHQVYHCATVTLSLLSVTMSLCMCVTRCVTVPLSVTVVCHHVSVHVCYQVYHCATVTVTMSLHVCHQVCHSPCCLSPCLCACVSAGVSLCHCHSVTAVTMSLCMCVTRCITVPLLLSLLSATMSLCVSPGVSLLLFVTIVCHHVSVHVCHQVYHCATVTLSLLSPCLCACVSPGVSLCHCHSVTVVCHHVSVHVCHQVCHCATVSHCCLSPCLCACVLPGVSLCHCHSVTVVCHHVSVHVSPGVSLCHCQSVSLQHCGASSCVHRTWLLALLGRLAEVPCSFMMSGCFTSESENSRELVGPQLPPRKCHGSHGDRPGAERLVDRSVGVSFGIAWQWAAPLNDILPPFSRPHLGGTAWGWVGRPLG comes from the exons ATGTCACTGTTGTCACCATGTTACTCTCACTGTCACTGTGTACCTGTGTCACCATGTCACTGTCACTGTACTCTGTGTAAACATCTGTGTGTGTCACCAGGTGTGTCACCGTCAGTCACTGTCACTGTTGTCTGTCACCATGTCTCTGCATGTGTGTCACCAGGTGTATCACTGTGCCACTGTCACTCTGTCACTGTTGTCTGTCACCATGTctctgtgcatgtgtgtcaccAGGTGTGTCACTGTGCCACTGTCAGTCACTGTTGTCACCATGtctctgtgcatgtgtgttaCCAG GTGTATCACTGTGCCACTGTCACTCTGTCACTGTTGTCTGTCACCATGTctctgtgcatgtgtgtcaccAGGTGTGTCACTGTGCCACTGTCAGTCACTGTTGTCTGTCACCATGtctctgtgcatgtgtgttaCCAGGTGTATCACTGTGCCACTGTCACTCTGTCACTGTTGTCTGTCACCATGTctctgtgcatgtgtgtcaccAGGTGTGTCACTGTGCCACTGTCAGTCACTGTTGTCTGTCACCATGtctctgtgcatgtgtgttaCCAGGTGTATCACTGTGCCACTGTCACTGTCACCATGTCTCTGCATGTGTGTCACCAGGTGTGTCACTCTCCCTGTTGTCTGTCACCATGTCTCTGTGCATGTGTGTCAGCAGGTGTGTCACTGTGCCACTGTCACTCTGTCACTGCTGTCACCATGTctctgtgcatgtgtgtcaccAGGTGTATCACTGTGCCACTGTCACTCTGTCACTGTTGTCTGTCACCATGTctctgtgcatgtgtgtcaccAGGTGTGTCACTGTTACTCTTTGTCACTATTGTCTGTCACCATGTctctgtgcatgtgtgtcaccAGGTGTATCACTGTGCCACTGTCACTCTGTCACTGTTGTCTGTCACCATGTctctgtgcatgtgtgtcaccAGGTGTGTCACTGTGCCACTGTCAGTCACTGTTGTCTGTCACCATGtctctgtgcatgtgtgttaCCAGGTGTATCACTGTGCCACTGTCACTGTCACCATGTCTCTGCATGTGTGTCACCAGGTGTGTCACTCTCCCTGTTGTCTGTCACCATGTCTCTGTGCATGTGTGTCAGCAGGTGTGTCACTGTGCCACTGTCACTCTGTCACTGCTGTCACCATGTctctgtgcatgtgtgtcaccAGGTGTATCACTGTGCCACTGCTGCTGTCACTTTTGTCTGCCACCATGTCTCTGTGCGTGTCACCAGGTGTGTCACTGTTACTCTTTGTCACTATTGTCTGTCACCATGTctctgtgcatgtgtgtcaccAGGTGTATCACTGTGCCACTGTCACTCTGTCACTGTTGTCACCATGTctctgtgcatgtgtgtcaccAGGCGTATCACTGTGCCACTGTCACTCTGTCACTGTTGTCTGTCACCATGTctctgtgcatgtgtgtcaccAGGTGTGTCACTGTGCCACTGTCAGTCACTGTTGTCTGTCACCATGtctctgtgcatgtgtgttaCCAGGTGTATCACTGTGCCACTGTCACTCTGTCACTGTTGTCTGTCACCATGTCTCTGTGCATGTGTCACCAGGTGTGTCACTGTGCCACTGTCAGTCTGTGTCACTGCAACACTGTGGTGCCTCCAGCTGCGTGCACAGGACATGGCTGTTGGCTCTTTTGGGGAGACTGGCAGAAGTGCCCTGTTCCTTCATGATGTCGGGTTGCTTTACCTCAGAGAGTGAGAACAGTAGAGAATTGGTGGGGCCCCAGCTGCCACCTAGGAAGTGTCATGGGTCCCACGGGGACAGGCCTGGAGCAGAAAGACTGGTAGATAGATCAGTAGGAGTGAGTTTTGGAATAGCGTGGCAGTGGGCAGCCCCTTTGAATGACATTCTCCCTCCATTTTCCCGTCCCCACCTGGGAGGGACAGCATGGGGTTGGGTGGGCAGACCCCTCGGATGA
- the LOC126077420 gene encoding keratin-associated protein 10-4-like isoform X15: MLLCHCVPMCHHVSVCCVTVCLCHHVSFCHHVTLSLFCHRVTVTASLCSMCHYVNVSPCHCCHHVTLTVTVYLCHHVTVTVLCVNICVCHQVCHRQSLSLLSVTMSLHVCHQVYHCATVTLSLLSVTMSLCMCVTRCVTVPLSVTVVTMSLCMCVTRCITVPLSLCHCCLSPCLCACVSPGVSLCHCQSLLSPCLCACVLPGVSLCHCHSVTVVCHHVSACVSPGVSLCHCHSVTVVCHHVSVHVCHQVCHCATVSHCCLSPCLCACVLPGVSLCHCHCHHVSACVSPGVSLSLLSVTMSLCMCVSRCVTVPLSLCHCCHHVSVHVCHQVYHCATVTLSLLSVTMSLCMCVTRCVTVTLCHYCLSPCLCACVSPGVSLCHCHSVTVVCHHVSVHVCHQVCHCATVSHCCLSPCLCACVLPGVSLCHCHCHHVSACVSPGVSLSLLSVTMSLCMCVSRCVTVPLSLCHCCHHVSVHVCHQVYHCATAAVTFVCHHVSVRVTRCVTVTLCHYCLSPCLCACVSPGVSLCHCHSVTVVCHHVSVHVSPGVSLCHCQSVSLQHCGASSCVHRTWLLALLGRLAEVPCSFMMSGCFTSESENSRELVGPQLPPRKCHGSHGDRPGAERLVDRSVGVSFGIAWQWAAPLNDILPPFSRPHLGGTAWGWVGRPLG, from the exons ATGTTACTCTGTCACTGTGTCCCCATGTGTCACCATGTCAGTGTTTGCTGTGTTACTGTGTGCCTGTGTCACCATGTCAGTTTTTGTCACCATGTCACACTGTCACTGTTCTGTCACCGTGTCACTGTCACTGCATCACTGTGTTCTATGTGTCACTATGTCAATGTGTCACCATGTCACTGTTGTCACCATGTTACTCTCACTGTCACTGTGTACCTGTGTCACCATGTCACTGTCACTGTACTCTGTGTAAACATCTGTGTGTGTCACCAGGTGTGTCACCGTCAGTCACTGTCACTGTTGTCTGTCACCATGTCTCTGCATGTGTGTCACCAGGTGTATCACTGTGCCACTGTCACTCTGTCACTGTTGTCTGTCACCATGTctctgtgcatgtgtgtcaccAGGTGTGTCACTGTGCCACTGTCAGTCACTGTTGTCACCATGtctctgtgcatgtgtgttaCCAG GTGTATCACTGTGCCACTGTCACTCTGTCACTGTTGTCTGTCACCATGTctctgtgcatgtgtgtcaccAGGTGTGTCACTGTGCCACTGTCAGTCACTGTTGTCACCATGtctctgtgcatgtgtgttaCCAGGTGTATCACTGTGCCACTGTCACTCTGTCACTGTTGTCTGTCACCATGTTTCTGCATGTGTGTCACCAG GTGTATCACTGTGCCACTGTCACTCTGTCACTGTTGTCTGTCACCATGTctctgtgcatgtgtgtcaccAGGTGTGTCACTGTGCCACTGTCAGTCACTGTTGTCTGTCACCATGtctctgtgcatgtgtgttaCCAGGTGTATCACTGTGCCACTGTCACTGTCACCATGTCTCTGCATGTGTGTCACCAGGTGTGTCACTCTCCCTGTTGTCTGTCACCATGTCTCTGTGCATGTGTGTCAGCAGGTGTGTCACTGTGCCACTGTCACTCTGTCACTGCTGTCACCATGTctctgtgcatgtgtgtcaccAGGTGTATCACTGTGCCACTGTCACTCTGTCACTGTTGTCTGTCACCATGTctctgtgcatgtgtgtcaccAGGTGTGTCACTGTTACTCTTTGTCACTATTGTCTGTCACCATGTctctgtgcatgtgtgtcaccAGGTGTATCACTGTGCCACTGTCACTCTGTCACTGTTGTCTGTCACCATGTctctgtgcatgtgtgtcaccAGGTGTGTCACTGTGCCACTGTCAGTCACTGTTGTCTGTCACCATGtctctgtgcatgtgtgttaCCAGGTGTATCACTGTGCCACTGTCACTGTCACCATGTCTCTGCATGTGTGTCACCAGGTGTGTCACTCTCCCTGTTGTCTGTCACCATGTCTCTGTGCATGTGTGTCAGCAGGTGTGTCACTGTGCCACTGTCACTCTGTCACTGCTGTCACCATGTctctgtgcatgtgtgtcaccAGGTGTATCACTGTGCCACTGCTGCTGTCACTTTTGTCTGCCACCATGTCTCTGTGCGTGTCACCAGGTGTGTCACTGTTACTCTTTGTCACTATTGTCTGTCACCATGTctctgtgcatgtgtgtcaccAG GTGTATCACTGTGCCACTGTCACTCTGTCACTGTTGTCTGTCACCATGTCTCTGTGCATGTGTCACCAGGTGTGTCACTGTGCCACTGTCAGTCTGTGTCACTGCAACACTGTGGTGCCTCCAGCTGCGTGCACAGGACATGGCTGTTGGCTCTTTTGGGGAGACTGGCAGAAGTGCCCTGTTCCTTCATGATGTCGGGTTGCTTTACCTCAGAGAGTGAGAACAGTAGAGAATTGGTGGGGCCCCAGCTGCCACCTAGGAAGTGTCATGGGTCCCACGGGGACAGGCCTGGAGCAGAAAGACTGGTAGATAGATCAGTAGGAGTGAGTTTTGGAATAGCGTGGCAGTGGGCAGCCCCTTTGAATGACATTCTCCCTCCATTTTCCCGTCCCCACCTGGGAGGGACAGCATGGGGTTGGGTGGGCAGACCCCTCGGATGA
- the LOC126077420 gene encoding keratin-associated protein 10-6-like isoform X27, which produces MSLLSPCYSHCHCVPVSPCHCHCTLCKHLCVSPGVSPSVTVTVVCHHVSACVSPGVSLCHCHSVTVVCHHVSVHVCHQVCHCATVSHCCHHVSVHVCYQVYHCATVTLSLLSVTMSLCMCVTRCVTVPLSVTVVCHHVSVHVCYQVYHCATVTVTMSLHVCHQVCHSPCCLSPCLCACVSAGVSLCHCHSVTAVTMSLCMCVTRCITVPLSLCHCCLSPCLCACVSPGVSLLLFVTIVCHHVSVHVCHQVYHCATVTLSLLSVTMSLCMCVTRCVTVPLSVTVVCHHVSVHVCYQVYHCATVTVTMSLHVCHQVCHSPCCLSPCLCACVSAGVSLCHCHSVTAVTMSLCMCVTRCITVPLLLSLLSATMSLCVSPGVSLLLFVTIVCHHVSVHVCHQVYHCATVTLSLLSPCLCACVSPGVSLCHCHSVTVVCHHVSVHVCHQVCHCATVSHCCLSPCLCACVLPGVSLCHCHSVTVVCHHVSVHVSPGVSLCHCQSVSLQHCGASSCVHRTWLLALLGRLAEVPCSFMMSGCFTSESENSRELVGPQLPPRKCHGSHGDRPGAERLVDRSVGVSFGIAWQWAAPLNDILPPFSRPHLGGTAWGWVGRPLG; this is translated from the exons ATGTCACTGTTGTCACCATGTTACTCTCACTGTCACTGTGTACCTGTGTCACCATGTCACTGTCACTGTACTCTGTGTAAACATCTGTGTGTGTCACCAGGTGTGTCACCGTCAGTCACTGTCACTGTTGTCTGTCACCATGTCTCTGCATGTGTGTCACCAGGTGTATCACTGTGCCACTGTCACTCTGTCACTGTTGTCTGTCACCATGTctctgtgcatgtgtgtcaccAGGTGTGTCACTGTGCCACTGTCAGTCACTGTTGTCACCATGtctctgtgcatgtgtgttaCCAG GTGTATCACTGTGCCACTGTCACTCTGTCACTGTTGTCTGTCACCATGTctctgtgcatgtgtgtcaccAGGTGTGTCACTGTGCCACTGTCAGTCACTGTTGTCTGTCACCATGtctctgtgcatgtgtgttaCCAGGTGTATCACTGTGCCACTGTCACTGTCACCATGTCTCTGCATGTGTGTCACCAGGTGTGTCACTCTCCCTGTTGTCTGTCACCATGTCTCTGTGCATGTGTGTCAGCAGGTGTGTCACTGTGCCACTGTCACTCTGTCACTGCTGTCACCATGTctctgtgcatgtgtgtcaccAGGTGTATCACTGTGCCACTGTCACTCTGTCACTGTTGTCTGTCACCATGTctctgtgcatgtgtgtcaccAGGTGTGTCACTGTTACTCTTTGTCACTATTGTCTGTCACCATGTctctgtgcatgtgtgtcaccAGGTGTATCACTGTGCCACTGTCACTCTGTCACTGTTGTCTGTCACCATGTctctgtgcatgtgtgtcaccAGGTGTGTCACTGTGCCACTGTCAGTCACTGTTGTCTGTCACCATGtctctgtgcatgtgtgttaCCAGGTGTATCACTGTGCCACTGTCACTGTCACCATGTCTCTGCATGTGTGTCACCAGGTGTGTCACTCTCCCTGTTGTCTGTCACCATGTCTCTGTGCATGTGTGTCAGCAGGTGTGTCACTGTGCCACTGTCACTCTGTCACTGCTGTCACCATGTctctgtgcatgtgtgtcaccAGGTGTATCACTGTGCCACTGCTGCTGTCACTTTTGTCTGCCACCATGTCTCTGTGCGTGTCACCAGGTGTGTCACTGTTACTCTTTGTCACTATTGTCTGTCACCATGTctctgtgcatgtgtgtcaccAGGTGTATCACTGTGCCACTGTCACTCTGTCACTGTTGTCACCATGTctctgtgcatgtgtgtcaccAGGCGTATCACTGTGCCACTGTCACTCTGTCACTGTTGTCTGTCACCATGTctctgtgcatgtgtgtcaccAGGTGTGTCACTGTGCCACTGTCAGTCACTGTTGTCTGTCACCATGtctctgtgcatgtgtgttaCCAGGTGTATCACTGTGCCACTGTCACTCTGTCACTGTTGTCTGTCACCATGTCTCTGTGCATGTGTCACCAGGTGTGTCACTGTGCCACTGTCAGTCTGTGTCACTGCAACACTGTGGTGCCTCCAGCTGCGTGCACAGGACATGGCTGTTGGCTCTTTTGGGGAGACTGGCAGAAGTGCCCTGTTCCTTCATGATGTCGGGTTGCTTTACCTCAGAGAGTGAGAACAGTAGAGAATTGGTGGGGCCCCAGCTGCCACCTAGGAAGTGTCATGGGTCCCACGGGGACAGGCCTGGAGCAGAAAGACTGGTAGATAGATCAGTAGGAGTGAGTTTTGGAATAGCGTGGCAGTGGGCAGCCCCTTTGAATGACATTCTCCCTCCATTTTCCCGTCCCCACCTGGGAGGGACAGCATGGGGTTGGGTGGGCAGACCCCTCGGATGA